Proteins found in one Sorghum bicolor cultivar BTx623 chromosome 1, Sorghum_bicolor_NCBIv3, whole genome shotgun sequence genomic segment:
- the LOC8057256 gene encoding zinc finger protein ZAT4, translated as MDRHTCKLCFRRFHNGRALGGHMRSHVMAASAAAFHSPLLSRQPQSPPLSLSLASTSSTEMGDDKPSAQQKPPPTPCVVREGTKKRFDDSPGFSSRGRAARGGESSVVQDGESDTESSSPRFAVVSRRRSKRARRRAPPPAVVVASDDPEQPAASSVSDAMPVEDVAMSLVMLSRDSWTRSSRSGRGDPASSEAVQRQNNDHDDDDDDGVRSFVGVGADDADHHEHEDDDVVARPPRGGRHHQCGVCRKVFRSYQALGGHRASIKKGKGGCLPVPVPVPPPAAPSSSKSHCRAENNGPAPAVHECPFCFRVFESGQALGGHKRAHMPSSAAGAGAPAPPTTPSPRTPAAKCGDSSGSFDLNVPAAATDDDFELSAVYDTEFGGGRQ; from the coding sequence ATGGACAGGCACACCTGCAAGCTCTGCTTCCGAAGGTTCCACAATGGCCGCGCGCTGGGCGGCCACATGCGCTCCCATGTCATGGCCGCGTCGGCTGCAGCGTTCCACTCGCCGCTGCTGTCGCGGCAGCCGCAATCGCCGCCGCTCTCCCTGTCCCTGGCGTCTACCTCGTCGACAGAGATGGGTGACGACAAGCCGTCGGCGCAGCAGAAGCCGCCACCGACGCCGTGCGTTGTACGCGAAGGCACCAAGAAAAGGTTCGACGACTCCCCTGGATTCTCTTCCCGCGGTAGGGCCGCCCGCGGCGGCGAGTCGTCGGTCGTGCAGGACGGGGAGAGCGACACGGAGTCGTCGTCCCCGCGGTTCGCCGTCGTGAGCCGGCGACGCTCGAAGCGGGCGCGCCGGCGCGCGCCGCcaccggcggtggtggtggcgtccGACGATCCCGAGCAGCCAGCTGCGAGCAGCGTCTCCGACGCGATGCCCGTGGAGGACGTGGCCATGTCGCTCGTGATGCTGTCTCGGGACTCGTGGACGCGGTCCAGCAGATCCGGCCGGGGGGACCCGGCGAGCTCGGAGGCCGTGCAGAGGCAGAACAATgaccacgacgacgacgacgacgacggcgtccGCTcgttcgtcggcgtcggcgcggACGACGCCGATCATCACGAGCAcgaggacgacgacgtcgtcgcgCGCCCGCCGCGCGGCGGCAGGCACCACCAGTGCGGCGTGTGCAGGAAGGTGTTCCGGTCGTACCAGGCGCTCGGCGGCCACCGCGCCAGCATCAAGAAAGGGAAGGGCGGGTgcttgccggtgccggtgccggttcCGCCTCCCGCCGCGCCGTCGTCGTCCAAGTCTCACTGCCGCGCCGAGAACAACGGCCCGGCGCCGGCGGTCCACGAGTGCCCGTTCTGCTTCCGCGTGTTCGAGTCCGGACAGGCCCTGGGCGGCCACAAGCGCGCGCACATGCCGtcctccgccgccggcgccggcgcgcccGCCCCGCCGACGACCCCATCCCCGCGGACGCCTGCAGCGAAATGCGGCGACAGCTCCGGGTCCTTCGATCTCAACGTGCCGGCCGCCGCGACAGACGACGACTTCGAGCTCTCCGCCGTGTACGACACCGAGTTCGGCGGCGGCAGACAGTGA